The Prevotella melaninogenica region ATGGCACCAACCACACCGATGTCGCTTGCGCAGATAGTAAAGCGTGTGGAGAAACGTTCGACCGTTTCAAGTGCTGACGTTAAAGCCGTTTTAGATGCTTTGCAATACGAGGTTATGGAGGCATTAGAAAATGGTAATACAGTCCGCCTTGGTGATTTAGGTTCGTTCCGCCTCACAATGAAATCGCAAGGTGCTCCAACAGCAGCCGAGGCAAAGAAGAAAGGCGCACAACTTAT contains the following coding sequences:
- a CDS encoding HU family DNA-binding protein; the protein is MIKYVIQAKKNPLKKNEIKYYPQMAPTTPMSLAQIVKRVEKRSTVSSADVKAVLDALQYEVMEALENGNTVRLGDLGSFRLTMKSQGAPTAAEAKKKGAQLIKQVNVQFTKSTTMRDTLDARLLEFAPQEDIVNATDGEKPKPGGNPGPEPDENFHP